One region of Zingiber officinale cultivar Zhangliang chromosome 7B, Zo_v1.1, whole genome shotgun sequence genomic DNA includes:
- the LOC122005773 gene encoding protein NSP-INTERACTING KINASE 1-like isoform X1, giving the protein MEVICLICFLFWSTATATLSSEGVNFEVLALMGVKSSLLDPRGVLVNWDPDSVDPCSWTMVTCSPENLVIGLATPSQNLSGTLDPSIGNLTNLEILFLQNNNITGPLPTEIGSLSKLQTIDLSNNHFSGEIPASLGNLIDLQYMRINNNSLSGAFPSSLADLPQLAFIDLSYNDLSGPMPQLSARTFNIVGNPLMCSSAAEQKCYGVMPMPLSFNTTNSQSAPMPVKPKSHKFILGFGTAFGGICLVSLVLGLFLWWRGRHSEQTFSDVNDHNHEQACLGNLRMFQFRELQTATNNFSSKNLLGHGGFGNVYKGKLQDGTLVAVKRLKDGNAAGGEIQFKTEVEMISLAVHRNLLRLQGFCMTATERLLVYPYMSNGSVASRLKAKPTIDWKTRKNIALGAARGLLYLHEQCDPKIIHRDVKAANILLDDLCKAVVGDFGLAKLLDHRDSHVTTAVRGTVGHIAPEYLSTGQSSEKTDVFGFGILLIELISGLRAVEFGKAVNQKGAMLDWVRKIHQERNLGLLVDEDLNNNYDRVELDGMVRVALLCTQYLPVQRPKMSDVVRMLEGDGLAERWEASQRIETHKLRIPENLSEQYSDITDDSSLLVQPIELSGPR; this is encoded by the exons ATGGAAGTAATTTGCTTGATTTGCTTCTTGTTCTGGAGTACTGCAACCGCCACACTCTCCTCCGAAGGTGTGAACTTTGAAG TCCTAGCATTGATGGGtgtaaaatcttctcttttggaCCCTCGTGGTGTCCTTGTGAATTGGGACCCGGACTCTGTTGATCCTTGCAGCTGGACAATGGTCACCTGCTCACCCGAGAACCTGGTCATTGGCCT AGCAACTCCAAGTCAGAACCTGTCTGGTACACTCGATCCGAGCATAGGGAACTTGACGAATCTGGAAATTTT GTTCCTCCAGAACAATAACATAACAGGACCCTTACCAACGGAAATTGGGAGCCTCTCCAAGCTGCAAACCATTGATTTGTCCAACAACCACTTCTCTGGCGAAATTCCTGCCTCGCTCGGCAATCTGATTGATCTTCAATACAT GAGAATCAACAATAATAGCCTTTCGGGAGCATTCCCTTCGTCATTGGCTGATCTTCCACAGCTTGCCTTTAT AGACTTGTCTTACAATGATCTGAGCGGCCCTATGCCTCAACTTTCCGCGAGGACATTCAA CATCGTTGGAAATCCTTTAATGTGCTCGTCAGCTGCAGAGCAAAAATGCTATGGAGTGATGCCGATGCCACTATCATTCAATACAACCAACTCACAGA GTGCTCCAATGCCAGTAAAGCCTAAAAGTCACAAGTTCATTCTTGGATTTGGAACCGCCTTTGGGGGTATCTGCTTAGTCAGTCTTGTCCTGGGACTCTTTCTCTGGTGGAGAGGAAGACACAGTGAACAAACATTCTCTGATGTCAATG ACCACAACCATGAACAAGCATGCCTTGGTAATCTGAGAATGTTCCAATTCAGGGAGCTTCAGACTGCAACAAATAACTTCAGCAGCAAAAACTTGCTTGGACATGGTGGGTTCGGAAACGTCTACAAGGGGAAGCTGCAGGATGGAACTTTAGTGGCTGTCAAGAGACTAAAGGATGGAAATGCTGCGGGAGGTGAGATACAATTCAAAACTGAAGTTGAGATGATAAGCTTGGCCGTGCATCGCAACCTACTTCGGCTACAAGGATTTTGCATGACTGCTACAGAGCGGCTTCTCGTGTATCCATACATGTCGAATGGAAGTGTCGCTTcacgactcaaag CAAAACCAACAATAGACTGGAAAACAAGAAAAAACATAGCTTTGGGAGCTGCAAGAGGCCTTCTTTATCTGCATGAGCAATGTGATCCCAAGATCATTCACAGAGATGTAAAAGCTGCCAACATACTGCTTGATGACCTCTGCAAGGCCGTCGTAGGAGATTTCGGCTTAGCAAAGTTGTTAGACCATAGGGATTCACATGTAACTACTGCCGTGAGAGGAACTGTTGGGCACATAGCTCCAGAGTATCTCTCTACAGGCCAATCTTCGGAGAAAACAGATGTATTTGGATTTGGAATTCTCCTTATTGAACTGATCAGCGGCTTGAGGGCGGTAGAATTTGGCAAGGCAGTAAACCAGAAAGGTGCCATGCTTGACTGG GTTAGAAAGATTCATCAAGAAAGGAATCTTGGCTTGTTGGTGGACGAGGACCTGAACAACAACTATGATAGGGTTGAGCTAGATGGGATGGTCCGAGTGGCACTATTGTGCACCCAGTACCTTCCAGTACAAAGGCCAAAGATGTCAGATGTGGTGCGGATGCTCGAAGGTGATGGACTTGCTGAGAGATGGGAAGCTTCACAGAGAATTGAGACTCATAAGTTAAGGATTCCAGAGAATTTATCAGAGCAGTATTCTGACATCACGGATGACTCTTCATTGCTAGTTCAGCCGATTGAGCTTTCAGGACCAAGGTGA
- the LOC122005773 gene encoding protein NSP-INTERACTING KINASE 1-like isoform X2 produces the protein MGVKSSLLDPRGVLVNWDPDSVDPCSWTMVTCSPENLVIGLATPSQNLSGTLDPSIGNLTNLEILFLQNNNITGPLPTEIGSLSKLQTIDLSNNHFSGEIPASLGNLIDLQYMRINNNSLSGAFPSSLADLPQLAFIDLSYNDLSGPMPQLSARTFNIVGNPLMCSSAAEQKCYGVMPMPLSFNTTNSQSAPMPVKPKSHKFILGFGTAFGGICLVSLVLGLFLWWRGRHSEQTFSDVNDHNHEQACLGNLRMFQFRELQTATNNFSSKNLLGHGGFGNVYKGKLQDGTLVAVKRLKDGNAAGGEIQFKTEVEMISLAVHRNLLRLQGFCMTATERLLVYPYMSNGSVASRLKAKPTIDWKTRKNIALGAARGLLYLHEQCDPKIIHRDVKAANILLDDLCKAVVGDFGLAKLLDHRDSHVTTAVRGTVGHIAPEYLSTGQSSEKTDVFGFGILLIELISGLRAVEFGKAVNQKGAMLDWVRKIHQERNLGLLVDEDLNNNYDRVELDGMVRVALLCTQYLPVQRPKMSDVVRMLEGDGLAERWEASQRIETHKLRIPENLSEQYSDITDDSSLLVQPIELSGPR, from the exons ATGGGtgtaaaatcttctcttttggaCCCTCGTGGTGTCCTTGTGAATTGGGACCCGGACTCTGTTGATCCTTGCAGCTGGACAATGGTCACCTGCTCACCCGAGAACCTGGTCATTGGCCT AGCAACTCCAAGTCAGAACCTGTCTGGTACACTCGATCCGAGCATAGGGAACTTGACGAATCTGGAAATTTT GTTCCTCCAGAACAATAACATAACAGGACCCTTACCAACGGAAATTGGGAGCCTCTCCAAGCTGCAAACCATTGATTTGTCCAACAACCACTTCTCTGGCGAAATTCCTGCCTCGCTCGGCAATCTGATTGATCTTCAATACAT GAGAATCAACAATAATAGCCTTTCGGGAGCATTCCCTTCGTCATTGGCTGATCTTCCACAGCTTGCCTTTAT AGACTTGTCTTACAATGATCTGAGCGGCCCTATGCCTCAACTTTCCGCGAGGACATTCAA CATCGTTGGAAATCCTTTAATGTGCTCGTCAGCTGCAGAGCAAAAATGCTATGGAGTGATGCCGATGCCACTATCATTCAATACAACCAACTCACAGA GTGCTCCAATGCCAGTAAAGCCTAAAAGTCACAAGTTCATTCTTGGATTTGGAACCGCCTTTGGGGGTATCTGCTTAGTCAGTCTTGTCCTGGGACTCTTTCTCTGGTGGAGAGGAAGACACAGTGAACAAACATTCTCTGATGTCAATG ACCACAACCATGAACAAGCATGCCTTGGTAATCTGAGAATGTTCCAATTCAGGGAGCTTCAGACTGCAACAAATAACTTCAGCAGCAAAAACTTGCTTGGACATGGTGGGTTCGGAAACGTCTACAAGGGGAAGCTGCAGGATGGAACTTTAGTGGCTGTCAAGAGACTAAAGGATGGAAATGCTGCGGGAGGTGAGATACAATTCAAAACTGAAGTTGAGATGATAAGCTTGGCCGTGCATCGCAACCTACTTCGGCTACAAGGATTTTGCATGACTGCTACAGAGCGGCTTCTCGTGTATCCATACATGTCGAATGGAAGTGTCGCTTcacgactcaaag CAAAACCAACAATAGACTGGAAAACAAGAAAAAACATAGCTTTGGGAGCTGCAAGAGGCCTTCTTTATCTGCATGAGCAATGTGATCCCAAGATCATTCACAGAGATGTAAAAGCTGCCAACATACTGCTTGATGACCTCTGCAAGGCCGTCGTAGGAGATTTCGGCTTAGCAAAGTTGTTAGACCATAGGGATTCACATGTAACTACTGCCGTGAGAGGAACTGTTGGGCACATAGCTCCAGAGTATCTCTCTACAGGCCAATCTTCGGAGAAAACAGATGTATTTGGATTTGGAATTCTCCTTATTGAACTGATCAGCGGCTTGAGGGCGGTAGAATTTGGCAAGGCAGTAAACCAGAAAGGTGCCATGCTTGACTGG GTTAGAAAGATTCATCAAGAAAGGAATCTTGGCTTGTTGGTGGACGAGGACCTGAACAACAACTATGATAGGGTTGAGCTAGATGGGATGGTCCGAGTGGCACTATTGTGCACCCAGTACCTTCCAGTACAAAGGCCAAAGATGTCAGATGTGGTGCGGATGCTCGAAGGTGATGGACTTGCTGAGAGATGGGAAGCTTCACAGAGAATTGAGACTCATAAGTTAAGGATTCCAGAGAATTTATCAGAGCAGTATTCTGACATCACGGATGACTCTTCATTGCTAGTTCAGCCGATTGAGCTTTCAGGACCAAGGTGA